One window from the genome of Salvia miltiorrhiza cultivar Shanhuang (shh) chromosome 7, IMPLAD_Smil_shh, whole genome shotgun sequence encodes:
- the LOC130994773 gene encoding uncharacterized protein LOC130994773 isoform X2, with the protein MKCEEVSEFKCMHPLYYILDSQNGWASSHEMIAMIDHRTSFDEECRKIQYEAEFATSSRANASDRSLKGLTREDAHILQQRNKDRTDPQLVVHPMAATKASPRACMCQSNDTTSSTHRRPPPPSETPSNKAAVGSRFESKPFSDALQVLSSDKDFLFLSEPQNCIKNLESDKQTCPKSNTALTLKAELQKRQDSGRFACHCSSGQPGGGSRVKTLREIKRKLKHTFGSSRRKDADQLPRFRFHGCIYSGVETREPLSSTTNAKAKEKPGKKQGLIKVEKEPLVAGEAETARKKIDVSSDLVDVAATSPWRVMSSLEKDSCFSPRRESQYFSGSAQVSLISPFRQSVYLSPARASRDVAPFDGLTTGSVATTETSSSLVPTTDEEADEARITPTRNIKFHDDVHRSEDAMISSAERAAEIKLMHSIMDSISENEASFSNAADDFPSSPTLDMCDSNDNQEEYQSPVSVLDQFFAEHSNHTLKPRRLHFEEPNTASSSQDTPPKSDPCRHDQDYTISNYVRLILEASCLNWDQLSAMRLLSEHLLHPSLFDQALFLHLDTRLLFDHMNEVLLEMQRSHFLSPYWPAYAKPRICFSPLEEAVVDEIMRDAEFYLLPRTQRRTLDQLVAKDLSGPRSRPDVRPETDHIILHISDYILEESVLDVILELHS; encoded by the exons ATGAAGTGTGAAGAAGTGAGTGAATTCAAGTGTATGCATCCATTGTATTATATTCTTGACTCCCAAAATGGCTGGGCCTCTTCTCATGAGATGATTGCAATGATAG ATCATCGCACCAGCTTTGATGAAGAATGTCGAAAAATTCAA TATGAAGCAGAGTTTGCAACAAGTAGTAGAGCTAATGCTAGTGATAGAAGCTTGAAGGGTCTAACTCGAGAAGATGCACACATTCTGCAGCAGAGAAACAAAGACAGGACCGATCCTCAACTCGTTGTTCATCCGATGGCAGCAACGAAGGCTAGCCCGAGAGCGTGTATGTGTCAGTCGAATGACACAACGAGCTCGACCCACAGACGCCCTCCACCTCCATCAGAAACGCCTTCAAACAAGGCAGCGGTCGGGTCAAGATTCGAGTCCAAACCTTTCTCTGATGCATTGCAAGTTCTGAGTTCGGACAAGGACTTCTTGTTCTTGTCTGAACCTCAGAACTGCATCAAGAATCTGGAAAGTGACAAACAAACATGTCCCAAATCCAATACAGCACTAACTCTCAAGGCTGAGCTCCAAAAGAGGCAAGATTCGGGGAGATTCGCCTGTCACTGCTCGTCGGGGCAGCCTGGTGGTGGATCGAGGGTGAAGACATTGAGAGAGATAAAGAGGAAACTGAAGCATACATTTGGAAGCAGCAGAAGAAAAGATGCAGACCAGTTGCCTAGGTTTAGGTTTCATGGTTGTATTTATAGTGGAGTGGAAACTAGGGAGCCTTTGAGTTCCACTACTAATGCAAAGGCAAAGGAGAAGCCAGGCAAGAAACAAGGCCTCATCAAGGTGGAGAAGGAGCCTCTCGTGGCCGGAGAGGCTGAAACAGCGCGCAAGAAAATAGACGTCTCAAGCGACCTAGTTGATGTTGCTGCAACGAGTCCATGGAGGGTTATGTCTTCACTAGAAAAGGACTCGTGTTTTAGCCCAAGAAGGGAAAGCCAATACTTCTCTGGCTCTGCACAAGTGAGTTTGATCAGTCCTTTTAGACAGAGTGTTTATCTGAGCCCAGCGAGAGCAAGCAGAGACGTTGCACCATTTGATGGCCTCACAACGGGTAGTGTGGCAACAACAGAGACGAGCTCCTCTCTCGTTCCAACCACCGATGAAGAAGCAGATGAAGCAAGGATCACTCCAACTCGAAACATCAAGTTTCATG ACGACGTTCATCGTTCAGAAGATGCAATGATCAGCAGTGCAGAAAGAGCTGCCGAAATCAAGCTAATGCATTCCATAATG GATTCAATTTCAGAGAATGAGGCCTCATTTTCAAATGCAGCAGATGATTTCCCATCTAGCCCTACATTAGACATGTGTGACAGCAATGACAATCAAGAAGAATACCAAAGCCCTGTTTCAGTCCTTGACCAGTTCTTTGCAGAACACTCGAACCATACACTAAAACCGCGTCGCCTCCACTTTGAAGAGCCCAACACAGCATCATCCTCACAAGACACGCCGCCAAAATCTGATCCGTGCAGGCACGATCAAGACTACACGATCTCCAACTACGTGCGTTTGATACTAGAAGCTTCTTGCCTAAACTGGGATCAGCTCTCAGCAATGAGGCTTCTGTCTGAGCATCTGCTTCATCCATCCTTGTTCGATCAAGCCCTGTTTCTGCATCTCGACACAAGGCTTCTCTTCGACCACATGAACGAGGTCCTGCTCGAAATGCAGCGATCCCATTTCCTATCCCCATATTGGCCAGCATATGCAAAGCCAAGAATCTGCTTTTCCCCACTGGAAGAAGCTGTAGTTGATGAGATCATGAGAGATGCTGAGTTCTACCTGCTTCCTCGGACACAGAGGAGGACCTTGGATCAGCTTGTTGCAAAAGATTTATCGGGCCCTCGATCACGGCCCGATGTTCGGCCCGAAACAGACCACATCATCCTTCATATCTCAGACTACATTCTGGAGGAATCAGTTCTTGATGTAATACTTGAGCTTCATTCTTGA
- the LOC130994773 gene encoding uncharacterized protein LOC130994773 isoform X1 gives MKCEEVSEFKCMHPLYYILDSQNGWASSHEMIAMIEDHRTSFDEECRKIQYEAEFATSSRANASDRSLKGLTREDAHILQQRNKDRTDPQLVVHPMAATKASPRACMCQSNDTTSSTHRRPPPPSETPSNKAAVGSRFESKPFSDALQVLSSDKDFLFLSEPQNCIKNLESDKQTCPKSNTALTLKAELQKRQDSGRFACHCSSGQPGGGSRVKTLREIKRKLKHTFGSSRRKDADQLPRFRFHGCIYSGVETREPLSSTTNAKAKEKPGKKQGLIKVEKEPLVAGEAETARKKIDVSSDLVDVAATSPWRVMSSLEKDSCFSPRRESQYFSGSAQVSLISPFRQSVYLSPARASRDVAPFDGLTTGSVATTETSSSLVPTTDEEADEARITPTRNIKFHDDVHRSEDAMISSAERAAEIKLMHSIMDSISENEASFSNAADDFPSSPTLDMCDSNDNQEEYQSPVSVLDQFFAEHSNHTLKPRRLHFEEPNTASSSQDTPPKSDPCRHDQDYTISNYVRLILEASCLNWDQLSAMRLLSEHLLHPSLFDQALFLHLDTRLLFDHMNEVLLEMQRSHFLSPYWPAYAKPRICFSPLEEAVVDEIMRDAEFYLLPRTQRRTLDQLVAKDLSGPRSRPDVRPETDHIILHISDYILEESVLDVILELHS, from the exons ATGAAGTGTGAAGAAGTGAGTGAATTCAAGTGTATGCATCCATTGTATTATATTCTTGACTCCCAAAATGGCTGGGCCTCTTCTCATGAGATGATTGCAATGATAG AAGATCATCGCACCAGCTTTGATGAAGAATGTCGAAAAATTCAA TATGAAGCAGAGTTTGCAACAAGTAGTAGAGCTAATGCTAGTGATAGAAGCTTGAAGGGTCTAACTCGAGAAGATGCACACATTCTGCAGCAGAGAAACAAAGACAGGACCGATCCTCAACTCGTTGTTCATCCGATGGCAGCAACGAAGGCTAGCCCGAGAGCGTGTATGTGTCAGTCGAATGACACAACGAGCTCGACCCACAGACGCCCTCCACCTCCATCAGAAACGCCTTCAAACAAGGCAGCGGTCGGGTCAAGATTCGAGTCCAAACCTTTCTCTGATGCATTGCAAGTTCTGAGTTCGGACAAGGACTTCTTGTTCTTGTCTGAACCTCAGAACTGCATCAAGAATCTGGAAAGTGACAAACAAACATGTCCCAAATCCAATACAGCACTAACTCTCAAGGCTGAGCTCCAAAAGAGGCAAGATTCGGGGAGATTCGCCTGTCACTGCTCGTCGGGGCAGCCTGGTGGTGGATCGAGGGTGAAGACATTGAGAGAGATAAAGAGGAAACTGAAGCATACATTTGGAAGCAGCAGAAGAAAAGATGCAGACCAGTTGCCTAGGTTTAGGTTTCATGGTTGTATTTATAGTGGAGTGGAAACTAGGGAGCCTTTGAGTTCCACTACTAATGCAAAGGCAAAGGAGAAGCCAGGCAAGAAACAAGGCCTCATCAAGGTGGAGAAGGAGCCTCTCGTGGCCGGAGAGGCTGAAACAGCGCGCAAGAAAATAGACGTCTCAAGCGACCTAGTTGATGTTGCTGCAACGAGTCCATGGAGGGTTATGTCTTCACTAGAAAAGGACTCGTGTTTTAGCCCAAGAAGGGAAAGCCAATACTTCTCTGGCTCTGCACAAGTGAGTTTGATCAGTCCTTTTAGACAGAGTGTTTATCTGAGCCCAGCGAGAGCAAGCAGAGACGTTGCACCATTTGATGGCCTCACAACGGGTAGTGTGGCAACAACAGAGACGAGCTCCTCTCTCGTTCCAACCACCGATGAAGAAGCAGATGAAGCAAGGATCACTCCAACTCGAAACATCAAGTTTCATG ACGACGTTCATCGTTCAGAAGATGCAATGATCAGCAGTGCAGAAAGAGCTGCCGAAATCAAGCTAATGCATTCCATAATG GATTCAATTTCAGAGAATGAGGCCTCATTTTCAAATGCAGCAGATGATTTCCCATCTAGCCCTACATTAGACATGTGTGACAGCAATGACAATCAAGAAGAATACCAAAGCCCTGTTTCAGTCCTTGACCAGTTCTTTGCAGAACACTCGAACCATACACTAAAACCGCGTCGCCTCCACTTTGAAGAGCCCAACACAGCATCATCCTCACAAGACACGCCGCCAAAATCTGATCCGTGCAGGCACGATCAAGACTACACGATCTCCAACTACGTGCGTTTGATACTAGAAGCTTCTTGCCTAAACTGGGATCAGCTCTCAGCAATGAGGCTTCTGTCTGAGCATCTGCTTCATCCATCCTTGTTCGATCAAGCCCTGTTTCTGCATCTCGACACAAGGCTTCTCTTCGACCACATGAACGAGGTCCTGCTCGAAATGCAGCGATCCCATTTCCTATCCCCATATTGGCCAGCATATGCAAAGCCAAGAATCTGCTTTTCCCCACTGGAAGAAGCTGTAGTTGATGAGATCATGAGAGATGCTGAGTTCTACCTGCTTCCTCGGACACAGAGGAGGACCTTGGATCAGCTTGTTGCAAAAGATTTATCGGGCCCTCGATCACGGCCCGATGTTCGGCCCGAAACAGACCACATCATCCTTCATATCTCAGACTACATTCTGGAGGAATCAGTTCTTGATGTAATACTTGAGCTTCATTCTTGA